The following are encoded in a window of Mycobacterium vicinigordonae genomic DNA:
- a CDS encoding LLM class F420-dependent oxidoreductase encodes MRIGVMIGAERGDMARKVAKLASDIEWAESAGLDTAWMPQVPNDFDCLTMVSLMAAHSSRIELGTAVVPLQAQHPIALARQALSTHAVAGGRLALGVGPSHHWIIRDMLGLPYEKPAAYTRDYLQVLTAAVAGPGPVDVENDSFTVHNPLGIGADTPMPVLVAALGPVMLQLAGELADGTVLWMADERAIGDHIAPKITKAAADAGRPAPRIVAGIPVCLCAPSQVGEAKERANRILGEAEVSPNYQRLLERGDARDVGDLCAAGEPEQILARMRRFADAGVTDLSVRLLPIGKNRDELVASKRRTREMISEFARELR; translated from the coding sequence GTGCGTATCGGAGTGATGATCGGCGCCGAGCGCGGCGACATGGCCCGCAAGGTGGCTAAGCTGGCCTCCGATATCGAGTGGGCTGAATCGGCGGGGCTGGACACGGCGTGGATGCCTCAGGTGCCCAACGACTTCGACTGCCTGACCATGGTGTCGTTGATGGCTGCGCACAGCTCGCGCATCGAGTTGGGCACCGCGGTAGTGCCGCTGCAGGCCCAACACCCGATTGCCCTTGCCCGCCAAGCACTCTCGACGCATGCGGTCGCCGGTGGCCGGTTGGCGCTGGGTGTCGGGCCGTCGCATCACTGGATCATCAGGGACATGCTGGGCCTGCCGTACGAGAAGCCGGCCGCCTACACCCGCGACTACCTGCAGGTACTCACCGCCGCTGTTGCGGGACCGGGACCCGTTGACGTGGAGAATGATTCGTTCACCGTGCATAATCCGCTGGGTATCGGGGCCGACACCCCGATGCCTGTGCTGGTAGCCGCGCTGGGGCCGGTGATGCTGCAGTTGGCGGGTGAATTGGCTGACGGCACCGTCCTGTGGATGGCCGACGAGCGCGCGATCGGCGACCACATCGCGCCCAAGATCACCAAGGCCGCCGCGGATGCCGGGCGCCCGGCGCCTCGCATCGTCGCCGGAATCCCGGTATGCCTCTGTGCGCCTTCGCAAGTCGGCGAAGCTAAGGAGCGGGCCAATCGCATCCTGGGCGAGGCTGAGGTCTCGCCGAATTACCAGCGGCTGCTCGAGCGCGGTGATGCCCGCGATGTCGGCGATTTGTGCGCGGCCGGTGAACCGGAACAGATCCTGGCACGGATGCGCCGCTTCGCCGACGCCGGAGTGACGGATCTGTCGGTACGGCTGTTGCCTATCGGGAAGAACCGTGACGAACTTGTCGCGTCCAAGCGCCGCACTCGGGAGATGATCTCCGAGTTCGCCAGGGAGTTGCGGTGA
- a CDS encoding cobalamin B12-binding domain-containing protein, translating to MTARILVAKPGLDGHDRGAKIVARTLRDAGFEVIYTGIRQRIEDIASIAVQEDVALVGLSILSGAHLRLTTRTIEALRAADAGDIAVVVGGTIPHADVPKLLEAGAAAVFPTGTSLANLVREIRALTGTPEPAQEEPCVSE from the coding sequence ATGACCGCCCGCATCCTGGTCGCCAAGCCCGGTCTGGACGGGCATGACCGCGGCGCCAAGATTGTTGCCCGTACGCTGCGTGATGCTGGCTTCGAGGTCATCTACACCGGCATCCGCCAGCGCATTGAGGACATTGCGTCGATCGCCGTTCAGGAGGACGTGGCCCTGGTCGGCCTGAGCATCCTGTCCGGAGCGCACCTGAGGCTTACCACGCGCACCATCGAGGCTTTGCGTGCCGCCGATGCCGGCGACATCGCCGTCGTGGTGGGCGGCACCATCCCGCACGCTGATGTTCCAAAATTGCTGGAAGCCGGTGCGGCGGCAGTGTTTCCGACCGGTACGTCGCTGGCCAACCTGGTGCGCGAGATTCGTGCGCTGACCGGCACGCCCGAACCAGCGCAGGAGGAACCGTGCGTATCGGAGTGA